A single Gammaproteobacteria bacterium DNA region contains:
- a CDS encoding arsenate reductase, with product MIKLYGIANCDKIRAARRWLEARGHAYEFIDFKTIPPQAEWIEAWLKQHDVTQLINRRSTTWRQLTPEMRERILNGDIAAIQAHPTVFKRPLWDINGIIVIGDTQPKLLES from the coding sequence ATGATTAAACTCTATGGCATTGCCAATTGTGACAAGATTCGCGCCGCCCGACGCTGGCTGGAGGCGCGCGGGCACGCATACGAATTCATTGATTTTAAGACCATACCACCTCAAGCCGAGTGGATCGAAGCATGGCTCAAACAACACGACGTCACGCAACTGATCAACCGCCGCTCGACGACATGGCGACAATTGACTCCGGAGATGCGCGAGCGCATCCTCAACGGAGATATCGCTGCGATTCAAGCACACCCTACGGTTTTCAAGCGACCGTTATGGGATATTAATGGCATTATCGTGATTGGCGATACGCAGCCAAAATTGCTGGAGTCATAG